In the genome of bacterium, the window TCAAAATTCAACATTCAAAATTCATAATTTTATAAAGTTTTCCTTAAGATTATCTAAACACATACATTTTGTAAAGCGTTATGGAATTAACTATAATATCAAAAATTCTATTTTTTGCCAAAGTTGTGTAATAATTTGTCAAATAAAATCAAGAGAGGCTGCCAATCAATCCCTCGATTATCTTGACAAACTCTGCTGCCTTCTCCAAGGCATATCTTGCCTCATCTTCTGAGACTATTCCTCTTTCTTTATACAATATCCTATGCCTCTTTTCCCTCATCTTTTTGAAATGGTTAAGTATCTCCTCATATCCTGCTCCCAGGGCTATTTTGGTAAACTCCCCTGCTGTCTTATGGCTGACTACCCCCCCTCGGTCTATACCCTTTTGAGAACATCAAAGCCAAGGCTGATTCCATCATAGCACTGTAGGCAATCACATAGCACCAGTCTTTACTGATTTCAAAGTTTTTCTGGGCCGCTTCTAAATCTCTATGAGCTGCTTTTAACTGCTCAGCCACCCTCTAAAGTCAACCTCTCTTCTTTAATTCGCAGTCTGCAATCCCTTATTTTGCTTCGCTTACGCTCGCAAGATACTTCGTATTCATCAGGTGTTGAAATAGTGCACCAGAGCACCAGTCACCAGAGCACCAGTCTTCATCCTTTATCCTTACTATGTCTCTTATTCATCAGGTCTTAGATTCTCACTTACTGCATACAGGAATTTGCACAGTCTTTCCTGTAGATTCATCAGTAAAGGCGAATCCCTTTTGTATAATCTGAAGCTGCTCGTTGGCATTTAATAGCTCAATGCCATAGACCTTTCCATCAGGAGAAATGTCAATATTTAATTCATTGCTTATTTGGATGGTTTCAATCTCAGAGGCTTTTTCTCTAAACCTCACATATTTATAGTATCTTCCATTACTTAGTGCAAAAATAGATAGGGTTGTGTTTATCTGTTAAAAATTCATCCACCTTTTAAGAAATTTTGAATTCTAAATTTTGAATTTTGAATTGAAGGTTTAAGTTTTATAAAATTTTTTCCCTTTTAATTCAAAATTCAACATTCAAAATTCATAATTTTATAAAGTTTTCCTTAAGATTATCTAAACACATACATTTTGTAAAGCGTTATGGAATTAACTATAATATTGTATCTAGGGTCATAGCTTATCTCCATAGGCTCACCTCCTAAAAGTATTTTACCAAGACTGTAATTACAGTGAAATTCCCATTTTCTTTAACTGCATATGCCTCTATTTGTTTTGTTGTATATCTTTTACCCCTCCACATACTCTCATAAAGTAAAATTTCGTCTAAACCCTATGCGTCCAAATTTTGCAGGAAACATTTCTCCCCCCTCAATAGTCTTTATTATTTCTTGTTCAGTTGCCCCTCGTTCCTCTATTCGCTCTTTAGCATGTGGATGTATGTTAATAGCCATCACAACCCCTTATAGTATATCATCATTTCCCATTTTGTAAAGTGTAGGGAAATCCGTCTAGCGTGACCTTTATTCTAAAAAAGCATGTAACACGGACACGATTCATGGCTTCCTGTCGGAATCCCCTATGATTTCTCTTACTCTTTTCTTATAAACTGACGGATTTGGTTGTGGTCTCCCACAAAACACCATCGGACAAGATCATCCTCTAGCAAAAAAAGCACCCTAATTTTAATATCTACCCTTATTTCCCATAAATTTTTAGCCAGCTTTTTTAATCCCAAACCAGAAGGCTTTTTTCCTTTTTCAAAAAAATCTATCAAGTTAAGAATTGCCTCTTTTACCTTTTCTTTTTTCTCTTTAGGCAATCTTTTTAAACTGCGGTCAAAGGAGGGTAAAGGTTCATACCGCATTTATA includes:
- a CDS encoding DUF2283 domain-containing protein; translated protein: MRFREKASEIETIQISNELNIDISPDGKVYGIELLNANEQLQIIQKGFAFTDESTGKTVQIPVCSK